TGCTGGAGCCCGGAGTACATGGGCCCCTGGCCAGGGCACTTCCCTCCTGTCCTCGCAGGGGAGCCAGCCAGGCCTGCGCTCTGCAGGAGGTCGAGGTCCATGTGCTCCAGTGCCTGTGCCACCTGCCCCCCTAGGGGCCTGGCTCTTTCCCAGATCCTGCTTGCTGCAGGGGCTCCGAGCCAGGGAACACTCCTGGCCCTGTGGCGGGGGTGGGGCTGTCTCAGATCCTTGAATTTTAGCGTATCATGCTACCCCTATTTGCATTtagtatataaaatggaaatattctctttcagaaaattataCAACACTTAGAAGGAAAAGGcctaaaaaatgttgtttttaccAACTGCGTAAGGGATGAGAATATCAAGCAGGTAGGTGCCCTTCTGTTTCACACTCTAATGCTTTTGcttaaatacatttaagaaatccCGCAGATTATCTCATGCTCTTAGAAGAAGCAGAGTTCAGAGACAGTCCATGGGTTTGCTGGGGGTCCTGGGGCACACTCCTCTGGTTGAGAGCAGGTGGGCTCTGGACAGCCTGTGACCGTCTGAGGAGGATAGTGCCGGGCGATAGTGTACTCGGGGCTGCTCGGGGCTGTAGCTAGGGCGAGCTTCCGGAGGGTCTGGGGCCTCGTTTTCTGCAGTTGTATTTTGAGGATTATTTCGCTGGCTGACATGCAGTTTGGTGGGAGGTGGCTGTAGTCAGAGCTGTCACCCTCTGGGGGACTGACCTCACTGATGGTGAAGGGACAGGACATGGCACAggtcactgcccccccccccagggccccagcacaTTCTGAATCCTGATGCGGACAGCCCTGGTTCCCCGGTGCTGGACCTGGGAGTACACCGCCTCCAGAAGCCCGTTTCTGTGTGGTTTGTCCTTGGCAGGTCATCCCGATGGTCAGAGGGCTGGTTGAGAGCAGCTACCGTTATCATCGAGGAGAGGTTGGTTGTGGGGCCCAGTGCCGGCCGTGGGCTGGTCCCTCCTGCTGAGAGGCCCAAGGCTCAGCGGCTAAGCAGCGGTCAGGCGGTCCCCATGCTGGGCCACGACTGCACCCCAGAACTCCTTGGGGCTCTCTGCTGCTGCAGGTGCCTGGCAGGGGGCTGCTGCCCCAGCCCGTGGAGCTGCCCTGCGTCCTCTTGTTCTCGTAGCAGGAAGGGTGGGGCGGCCCTGTTGAGGTGGGCAAGGTCTCCACAGTGACCGTCCTTCCCCTGCACACAAACCTCGGCTTATGGGGCCCCTAGCACGGGCCGGagggggctgtgggcagggctcTGGGTGGACCCCTGACTCCCTGCCCTTGTGCCTGGACAGAGCCTGGAGTACTGTGCCATGGTGATCGGGATCCCCAACGTGGGCAAGTCCTCACTCATCAACGCGCTGAGGAGACAGCACCTGAGGAGAGGTATGGCCTTCATGCTCTGCGGCCTTTCTTTCTCCTGGCGCGCAGCCGCTCTTCCTCGGTCCCCAGACAGACTTCCAGAGCCGGAGCCTCACGGCCCCTCGGGGTTGTCTGTGCACCGAAAGGACCCGGTTAACTGCCTGACGTAAGGCTAAATGGTGATGCAGAGCCGTCCCGTTAAATGTTCTAGactcagtttgttttctctcctgaACATGAAATGTTAAGATGTGTAACACGTGGATGACTTTCCTGCCCTTTGGAGGTTTTGCTTCTCCCTCGTTGAAGTCTCAGGACGCCGCTGCATGGGTGGGACCTGATGTCAGGCGGGAGGCGTTTGGTGAGGTGCCCCCCCTCCCAGCTGCAAAACTGCATCGTCCGGGCTCGGGAATGGGCTCCGGGAGCCGTCCGGGCGCCTCCTCGTGTTCTCACCCCGTCGTGGAGTCGCACAGACGTGCCCGCTCTACTCACTCGCTGTGCTTTACCCTTTGTTCCATTAAGTATTTTCAAGTTTGCCACCAGGGCCACGTTGGCTTTGTTTTCCACACCAGCAATGTGTGTTCTGTTAACACACCGGCTCCCAGCGCACAGACCCCCAGACCCAACTAGCCGAACCATTACTTTGCAGATGGTGTTTTTGGTACTCATTGCAGACTTGCCAAATCATCTAtcgttttaagtttatttttctttaattatggctttaaaaaaattgtgcctttaaaaataattggcatTCAGTATACTTAGTACTGTTCATCCATCAGACTATTTCTAGACTTTTCCATTGTCTCCAACTGGAAGTCTTTCAACAAACACTAACCAGCGCTGGGCACCCTTAATCTGCTTCCTGTCTGGTCGTCACATGAGTGCAGTCACACAGTGTTGGTCCTTCCGTGTTGGACTTGTTTCACCGAGAGTGACGTCCCCACGGTCCGTCCATGCCGTGGCTGCGTCGGGATTTCCatcttttcaaggctgaatactattctgATGGGTTTCCAGACCATGCTTTGCTTTTCCATGCGTCACTGACAGACACATGTATCTCTTTACTCTTGAGTTGATTTGGCCCCTTGGACAGGAACTCACTCACAGAAAGACCTGTCATGGGCACTGCTGTGGCGACAGCTTCTTGGGGTGCAGGCTCGGTGTCGGGGGCATAGGGTCAAGTCCTGGAGGCAGAAGCTGGCGTGCTGAAAGAAGCAGGTCAGACGCTTGCCTGCCCGTCCCTTGGCAGGTCTTGGAGCACCGTTCTGGGCATTGGGGAGGCAAGTTTTGGTAAAAGGGTCACTGCTGTGAGCTGGTTTGGAGCTGAATTGAACGCAAGCTCATGTGGGCCTTCGTAGGTTTCCATGTGTCTCATTTCTTATCCTGTAGCTTGTATGCCGGGCTTTGTGTGTTGACTGCATTCGACAGCTCCTTTTCATCCCGCAGGAAAAGCTACGAGGGTGGGCGGCGAGCCTGGGATCACCAGAGCTGTGATGTCTAGAATTCAGGTAGGGTCCTCGGCTGCTGGGTCTAGAGCTCCATGCACACGCACCTGGTGCTTCCTTAGGGCTGAGGGGTGGCCTGCATGCCTTGTCCTCCATTCTGTTCCTGCTGAGTGCTTGTCGCGTGCCAGGCACTGCCGCACCCTTACAGACCCCTGTCTTATGGCTGAGGGCAaggcacctgcccaaggtcacacaatggCCTGTTCTCCCAGGCTCAGCCCAGCCTGTCCACACGTGCCTTTTTTGCCCTGGGAGGAAAAGACAGAGCTCTGTTGCTGTGATTTGTTCTCCAAACTCAGTGGGAACCAATCCTGCGGGGAAGCTGAGAGCTTCCTGAAAAGGACGAGCCCATTGGGACAGGGTGTCAGGGCCTCCTCAGAGCCTCAGGAAcccagcagcctggctccagggGCCACCCAGCAGCATACTGGAGGGAGTGGCTAGCCCGACCGCCCTCTGTCCACAGGTGTGTGAGCGGCCACTGATGTTCCTGCTGGACACTCCTGGGGTGCTGGCCCCTCGGATTGCAAGTGTGGAGATGGGCCTGAAGCTGGCTCTGTGTGGTGAGTCGGAGCCCCTCGGTGCCCCCTCCTGCTGTCTAGATGTGGGGCCGCCAGGCCTGGCGGGTTGTGCCTGCTTTTCTCAGCCCGGCTGTAGCAGACCCTTGAGAGCTGTGCTGAGTGAGCCTGTCAAGCAACCTGTGCAGCCCTCGTTCCCAGCTGCCGTGGGTCAGCCACTGCTCTGAGCCCGCTGACCCCCATAGCCTGCAGAGCGCCTGCCTTCTCCCAGCGTACAGCCGAGGCAGAGCGGTCAGGAGCAGCAGCGCCTCTGGCTGGGCCAGATGCGGGGCTGGTTTGCAGTGCTCACGCTGGCCTCCTGGTTCCAGGAACCGTGCTGGACCACCTGGTGGGGGAGGAGACCCTGGCCGACTACCTTCTCTACACTCTCAACAGGCACCAGCTCTTTGGGTgagtgcagggtgggggcaggcgggctgtcctctctctcctcctggacaAACGTCTTTAAGGAAAATAGCATTAACGTATTATTAGACAAATTCTGCACATTATGTGCAGTGTGCAGTTTGACACGTTTGACTCCTATGCAGTCAAGAAAGCCCCCCAATTTCTTGTGTTCTTTGGGGATTGCTCCTCCCTaccctttccttctcccattttacagacggtcCCCCAGCCCCATGTGCCACACCCTGGCGGCCATCtgccttctgtcccttcctcgAACATCCTAGGGATGGAGTCCCATGGCGTGTACTCTCTTTTGTTGGGTTGCCTGTGCTCGACCTGATTGCTGTCGGACTCCTCCGTGTTGTGACGTGTGTCGTGACCCATATTGTCATGCGTGTCGTGCCCTGTGTCACTCCTTCCCTGGTGGCTGCCACGTGGTGTTCTGTGGTATAGATGGACATGCCTGTTTGTTCTCGCCAGGGACTGTGACGGGGGTGTTTCCGGGATGTCCTGTGTCGCGTTGAGGACCTCAGTCCCGTCAGAGGTTCACCAGTTTTACTGATTTTCACCAAGAACCAGCTTTCATTGactttctctgttgtttttctcttttagttcatTGATTACTGttcaatctttattatttccttatttctactcTGCTggctttgcttctgtttttgcCATCAGGTGTTGAGAGAAGGTACTGAACTCTGCTTGTGACTggtttgtctgtctgtccttgTCCTTGTGTCTGCTTCATGTATTCCGAAGCTGTGTTGTGTGGTGCAGGGAACAGTCTGCGGGTCCTGCCATCCTCCCTCATCACGCACAGTGACCGTCTTGGTCTTCACAGTGCACTCTGCTCTGACGCCTGCCTCGTCTGGTCATTatatagccactccagctttcgATTTGTGTTAACGTGGTAAatccttttttatccttttgcttTGAGcttatctgtgtctttatattaaaaatgtgtttctcacaGGCTGCGTACAGACAGTGaggtcttgtttcttttttttttaaaaaaaaaaaaaaaaaaaaaaaaaaaaaaaaaaaaaaaaaaaaaaaaaaaaaNNNNNNNNNNNNNNNNNNNNNNNNNNNNNNNNNNNNNNNNNNNNNNNNNNNNNNNNNNNNNNNNNNNNNNNNNNNNNNNNNNNNNNNNNNNNNNNNNNNNNNNNNNNNNNNNNNNNNNNNNNNNNNNNNNNNNNNNNNNNNNNNNNNNNNNNNNNNNNNNNNNNNNNNNNNNNNNNNNNNNNNNNNNNNNNNNNNNNNNNNNNNNNNNNNNNNNNNNNNNNNNNNNNNNNNNNNNNNNNNNNNNNNNNNNNNNNNNNNNNNNNNNNNNNNNNNNNNNNNNNNNNNNNNNNNNNNNNNNNNNNNNNNNNNNNNNNNNNNNNNNNNNNNNNNNNNNNNNNNNNNNNNNNNNNNNNNNNNNNNNNNNNNNNNNNNNNNNNNNNNNNNNNNNNNNNNNNNNNNNNNNNNNNNNNNNNNNNNNNNNNNNNNNNNNNNNNNNNNNNNNNNNNNNNNNNNNNNNNNNNNNNNNNNNNNNNNNNNNNNNNNNNNNNNNNNNNNNNNNNNNNNNNNNNNNNNNNNNNNNNNNNNNNNNNNNNNNNNNNNNNNNNNNNNNNNNNNNNNNNNNNNNNNNNNNNNNNNNNNNNNNNNNNNNNNNNNNNNNNNNNNNNNNNNNNNNNNNNNNNNNNNNNNNNNNNNNNNNNNNNNNNNNNNNNNNNNNNNNNNNNNNNNNNNNNNNNNNNNNNNNNNNNNNNNNNNNNNNNNNNNNNNNNNNNNNNNNNNNNNNNNNNNNNNNNNNNNNNNNNNNNNNNNNNNNNNNNNNNNNNNNNNNNNNNNNNNNNNNNNNNNNNNNNNNNNNNNNNNNNNNNNNNNNNNNNNNNNNNNNNNNNNNNNNNNNNNNNNNNNNNNNNNNNNNNNNNNNNNNNNNNNNNNNNNNNNNNNNNNNNNNNNNNNNNNNNNNNNNNNNNNNNNNNNNNNNNNNNNNNNNNNNNNNNNNNNNNNNNNNNNNNNNNNNNNNNNNNNNNNNNNNNNNNNNNNNNNNNNNNNNNNNNNNNNNNNNNNNNNNNNNNNNNNNNNNNNNNNNNNNNNNNNNNNNNNNNNNNNNNNNNNNNNNNNNNNNNNNNNNNNNNNNNNNNNNNNNNNNNNNNNNNNNNNNNNNNNNNNNNNNNNNNNNNNNNNNNNNNNNNNNNNNNNNNNNNNNNNNNNNNNNNNNNNNNNNNNNNNNNNNNNNNNNNNNN
The DNA window shown above is from Ailuropoda melanoleuca isolate Jingjing chromosome 6, ASM200744v2, whole genome shotgun sequence and carries:
- the LOC100470048 gene encoding mitochondrial ribosome-associated GTPase 1 — encoded protein: MDLADLKEQQKIIQHLEGKGLKNVVFTNCVRDENIKQVIPMVRGLVESSYRYHRGESLEYCAMVIGIPNVGKSSLINALRRQHLRRGKATRVGGEPGITRAVMSRIQVCERPLMFLLDTPGVLAPRIASVEMGLKLALCGTVLDHLVGEETLADYLLYTLNRHQLFGYVQHYGLDGACDDIASVLKQVAVRLGKTQKVKVLTGTGDVNVLQPNYAAAARDFLRTFRSGLLGPVMLDRDVLRGAPLADP